In Puniceicoccus vermicola, a single genomic region encodes these proteins:
- a CDS encoding type II toxin-antitoxin system Phd/YefM family antitoxin: MASSYTIKTAQRSLSALVRECESHPVTLTRQGKAVAVVMSVERMEAIAETMEVLADPAAMSALRKYRAGEARFQGLEALESE; the protein is encoded by the coding sequence ATGGCCTCCTCGTACACCATCAAGACAGCCCAGCGCAGCCTATCGGCGTTGGTCCGCGAGTGCGAATCGCACCCGGTTACGCTCACCCGACAGGGAAAAGCGGTCGCGGTAGTCATGTCGGTCGAGCGAATGGAAGCGATTGCCGAAACGATGGAGGTCCTGGCCGATCCGGCAGCCATGTCGGCTTTGCGCAAGTATCGCGCAGGGGAAGCACGCTTCCAGGGCCTGGAAGCCCTCGAATCGGAATGA
- a CDS encoding type II toxin-antitoxin system RelE family toxin codes for MIEVRIQEEVLEFLRTLPPKPKQALRKALRDLAEEKGDILPLTDELDGFHRLRVGSYRIIFCYETVQNRRRIACIYAAQRKWVYDLFRSKLSE; via the coding sequence ATGATCGAAGTCAGGATTCAGGAAGAGGTCCTCGAATTTCTCAGAACTCTTCCCCCTAAGCCGAAACAAGCCCTACGCAAAGCTCTCCGCGATCTTGCCGAAGAAAAAGGAGACATCCTTCCCCTTACCGATGAACTCGATGGATTCCACCGCCTCCGCGTCGGAAGCTATCGTATCATCTTCTGCTACGAGACCGTGCAAAACCGTCGCCGCATCGCCTGCATCTACGCCGCCCAGCGGAAGTGGGTATACGACCTCTTCCGCAGTAAATTATCTGAATAG